In Natronomonas halophila, one DNA window encodes the following:
- a CDS encoding DUF5305 family protein has translation MMPTASAKIRYLVATSGRTIRQLGALLLLVGVVGVALTMLFPPTMAVAEVTDRSVVETETTTTATVEGDHAMYTAGENLTDEPVYVRSVAPNVTVTATTRAPPDGVAVDQRVSIVYEASSREDGVFREQKQAVTATSGTIERDGETVESVVSLRVADIAATLEAMREEIGDAGLVNAYLNIETVYASDGYEGTLEDQTQLAVSDDSYRIPALELREEHRTTTSKVEPVATEVFQPTVPTLGPVVVPHLTPVFGFLALFGVVLLGTVRYGRTEFDADRERVTLHRLRYGEWISGGELPPALADHPLVVPVESLEALVDVAIDSDTRVIYDADQECYAVMTSVAVFVFYPDTVGGFVFNNGNRPES, from the coding sequence ATGATGCCGACTGCCTCCGCGAAAATCCGGTATCTCGTCGCGACGAGCGGCCGAACGATTCGACAACTCGGCGCGCTCCTCCTCTTGGTTGGGGTCGTGGGCGTCGCGCTGACGATGCTGTTCCCGCCGACGATGGCCGTGGCGGAGGTCACCGACCGGTCGGTCGTCGAAACCGAGACGACCACCACGGCGACCGTCGAGGGCGACCACGCGATGTACACCGCCGGCGAGAACCTGACCGACGAACCGGTATACGTCCGGAGCGTCGCGCCGAACGTCACGGTGACCGCAACGACGCGCGCACCGCCGGACGGCGTCGCGGTCGACCAGCGGGTCTCCATCGTCTACGAAGCGTCCTCGAGGGAAGACGGCGTCTTCCGCGAGCAGAAACAGGCCGTGACGGCAACGTCCGGTACCATCGAACGCGATGGCGAGACCGTCGAAAGCGTCGTGTCGCTTCGGGTCGCCGATATCGCGGCGACGCTGGAGGCGATGCGCGAGGAAATCGGGGACGCCGGTCTCGTGAACGCGTACCTCAACATCGAAACGGTATACGCGAGCGACGGCTACGAGGGTACCCTCGAAGACCAGACCCAACTCGCCGTGAGCGACGACTCCTACCGCATCCCGGCGCTCGAACTCCGAGAGGAACACCGAACGACGACGTCGAAGGTAGAACCGGTCGCGACCGAGGTGTTCCAGCCGACGGTTCCGACCCTCGGTCCCGTCGTCGTTCCGCATCTGACGCCGGTGTTCGGCTTCCTCGCGTTGTTCGGTGTCGTGCTTCTCGGCACGGTCCGGTACGGCCGCACCGAGTTCGATGCCGACCGCGAGCGCGTCACGCTTCACCGCCTCCGCTACGGCGAATGGATCTCGGGCGGTGAACTCCCCCCGGCGCTGGCCGACCACCCGCTTGTCGTGCCCGTGGAGTCGCTCGAAGCGCTCGTCGACGTCGCCATCGACTCGGATACGCGCGTGATTTACGACGCCGACCAGGAGTGTTACGCCGTCATGACGAGCGTGGCCGTCTTCGTCTTCTATCCCGACACCGTCGGTGGCTTCGTGTTCAATAACGGCAACCGGCCGGAGTCGTAG
- a CDS encoding bacterio-opsin activator domain-containing protein codes for MTSNPVLRQDPIIVLHVDDDPQMRTLVKYSLERVNCAFTVRTADGPDAALEELDDDVECVISDYEMPGMNGLELLDEVRAERPDIPFILLTGKGSEDVAGEAVTAGLTDYFQKSDIAKQFPVLAQRIETAVEGERAEVSYRELFEKAVDGLALNDPETGSFVDANPAFRDILGLNQAELMAMSISDIRSVPPQDEQDPTLVEYLRRATAEGTTSTEECCRRPDGERFWVELQFKPIEVKGHSLVLTQAREITERKRYEQTLSALHSAVTDIVGAEQSRQVTGSVLSAVEDLLAADRAAVFRHAPAENWLEVVDATSLPSVIDELPLDPSQPPARAFIDGTTITVDGASVFEHASDDADDGRTLFVPIGSAGVLAAGYDEATSFDGDDREFAEILANAAAAAFERIEKEREIDSSREELREQTAELQRLERINAAFRELNDTLLSAETREEVFEVVCEQLSGIEGVKLAWIGARTDSDALEPQVWAGDIPQYLDSADFEPGSSDEPAAVAARTGDAVRVANTATDLQRKPWKRTALSHGVESAMALPIEAEGVTFGVLSVLAGDRAAFSGQFADLLSAVASSVGETVHAIEQRQGIRASDTVELTFEITADDHPLKRLAADAGCELEVTGVISEPDDTCRLFVTVHGESPSHLQTVAEEMNAVRRVTIATEDDDGGAVELHLEVPLLGVELNQYAVRITRLLATADSVRATLELAHPQDVRDVAAAIRERYPSASLRTKRTNTEERSDYDRLLAFRDSLTPRQREVVHMAYLNGYFESPRRCTGEELGEKLGISAQAVYQHIRSAERRLFDEAFRQILTVSTPDDPPA; via the coding sequence ATGACCTCAAATCCCGTCCTGCGGCAGGACCCGATAATCGTTCTGCACGTCGACGACGACCCACAGATGCGGACCCTCGTGAAATACAGCCTCGAACGCGTAAACTGCGCGTTCACCGTCCGAACAGCCGACGGTCCTGACGCTGCACTCGAGGAACTCGACGACGACGTCGAGTGTGTCATCTCGGATTACGAGATGCCGGGGATGAACGGGCTCGAACTCCTCGATGAAGTACGGGCCGAGCGGCCGGATATCCCCTTTATCCTCCTGACCGGGAAGGGCTCGGAGGACGTCGCAGGCGAGGCGGTGACGGCCGGCCTGACGGATTACTTCCAGAAGTCGGATATCGCCAAGCAGTTCCCGGTGTTGGCCCAGCGTATCGAAACCGCAGTCGAAGGCGAGCGCGCGGAAGTGAGCTACCGGGAACTGTTCGAGAAGGCCGTCGACGGCCTCGCGCTGAACGACCCCGAAACCGGTTCCTTCGTCGATGCCAACCCCGCTTTCAGGGACATCCTCGGGCTGAATCAGGCGGAACTGATGGCGATGAGTATCTCGGATATTCGGAGCGTCCCGCCACAGGACGAGCAGGACCCGACGCTGGTCGAGTACCTGCGACGGGCGACGGCGGAGGGGACGACAAGCACCGAAGAGTGCTGTCGGCGCCCCGACGGCGAGCGCTTCTGGGTCGAACTCCAGTTCAAACCCATCGAGGTGAAGGGCCACTCGCTGGTCCTGACGCAGGCGCGGGAAATCACCGAACGCAAGCGGTACGAACAGACGCTATCGGCGCTGCACTCGGCGGTGACCGACATCGTCGGCGCCGAACAGTCCCGGCAGGTCACCGGCAGCGTCCTCTCGGCAGTCGAGGACCTGCTCGCGGCCGACCGGGCGGCGGTGTTCCGCCACGCGCCGGCCGAAAACTGGCTGGAAGTCGTCGACGCCACGTCGCTACCAAGTGTTATCGACGAACTCCCGCTTGACCCCTCTCAGCCGCCCGCTCGCGCCTTCATCGACGGGACGACTATCACCGTCGATGGGGCCTCGGTGTTCGAACACGCTTCGGACGATGCTGACGATGGCCGGACGCTGTTCGTACCCATCGGCTCGGCCGGCGTGCTCGCGGCCGGCTACGACGAGGCGACGTCCTTCGACGGCGACGACCGGGAGTTCGCGGAGATACTCGCAAACGCCGCGGCGGCGGCCTTCGAGCGCATCGAAAAGGAACGGGAAATCGATTCGAGTCGGGAGGAACTCCGCGAGCAGACCGCGGAACTCCAGCGGCTCGAACGCATCAACGCCGCGTTCCGCGAACTCAACGACACCCTGTTGAGCGCCGAGACGCGCGAGGAGGTCTTCGAGGTGGTCTGCGAGCAGTTGAGCGGCATCGAGGGCGTCAAACTCGCCTGGATCGGCGCGCGGACCGACTCGGACGCCCTCGAACCGCAGGTATGGGCCGGCGATATCCCCCAGTATCTCGACAGCGCCGATTTCGAACCCGGGTCGAGCGACGAACCGGCGGCCGTCGCGGCCCGGACCGGCGACGCGGTTCGCGTCGCGAACACGGCGACGGACCTCCAGCGGAAACCCTGGAAGCGGACGGCCCTCTCTCACGGCGTCGAGTCGGCGATGGCGCTTCCCATCGAGGCCGAGGGCGTTACCTTCGGCGTGCTCTCCGTCCTTGCGGGGGATAGAGCGGCGTTCAGCGGCCAGTTCGCGGACCTGCTGTCGGCGGTCGCGTCCTCGGTCGGTGAAACGGTCCACGCCATCGAGCAACGGCAGGGCATCCGGGCGTCCGATACCGTCGAACTCACCTTCGAAATCACGGCCGACGACCACCCCCTCAAACGCCTCGCGGCCGACGCCGGCTGTGAACTGGAGGTCACCGGCGTCATCTCCGAGCCGGACGATACCTGTCGGCTGTTCGTTACCGTCCACGGTGAGTCGCCGAGCCATCTCCAGACTGTCGCCGAGGAAATGAACGCTGTCCGTCGCGTGACGATTGCGACCGAGGACGACGATGGCGGCGCCGTGGAACTGCACCTCGAAGTGCCGCTGTTAGGCGTGGAACTGAACCAGTATGCGGTTCGCATCACGCGCTTGCTCGCGACCGCGGACTCCGTCCGGGCGACGCTGGAACTCGCCCACCCGCAGGACGTTCGGGACGTCGCCGCCGCCATCCGGGAGCGGTATCCGTCGGCGTCGCTGCGCACGAAACGCACCAACACCGAGGAACGCAGCGACTACGACCGCCTGCTCGCGTTCCGTGACTCGCTCACGCCGCGCCAGCGGGAAGTCGTCCACATGGCGTATCTCAACGGCTACTTCGAATCGCCGCGCCGCTGTACGGGCGAGGAACTCGGCGAGAAACTCGGTATCTCCGCACAGGCCGTCTACCAGCACATCCGGAGCGCCGAACGCCGCCTGTTCGACGAGGCGTTCCGCCAGATTCTGACGGTATCGACGCCCGACGACCCGCCCGCATGA
- a CDS encoding RNase J family beta-CASP ribonuclease produces the protein MEIEIATIGGYEEVGRQMTAVRAGEDIVIFDMGLNLSKVLIHDNVRTESMHSLDLIDMGAIPDDRVMSDLDGEVQAIVPTHGHLDHIGAISKLAHRYDAPVVGTPFTIELVREEIRDDDKYDGQNDLVKMDPGGTMDIGDDCELEFVNVTHSIIDAINPVLHTPEGAVVYGLDKRMDHTPVIGDPIDMDRFREIGQEGVLCYIEDCTNANKKGRTPSESVAREQLKDVMHSLEDYDGGIVATTFASHIARVSSLIEFAEDIGRQPILLGRSMEQYSGTAEQLGITDYPDDLEMYGRRRAIDNAFERIMEEGKEKYLPVVTGHQGEPRAMLTRMGRGETSYELDKGDKVIFSARVIPEPTNVGQRYQAEKLLGMQGARIYDDIHVSGHLRQEGHYEMLETLQPEHLIPAHQNLKGLSGYVELARGEGYKIGQDLHPTGNGNTIQLVE, from the coding sequence ATGGAAATTGAAATCGCAACTATCGGCGGCTACGAAGAGGTCGGCCGGCAGATGACTGCCGTCCGCGCGGGTGAGGACATCGTTATCTTCGACATGGGGCTGAACCTGTCGAAGGTGCTCATCCACGACAACGTTCGAACCGAAAGCATGCACAGTCTCGACCTGATCGACATGGGCGCCATCCCCGACGACCGAGTGATGAGCGACCTCGACGGCGAGGTACAGGCTATCGTGCCCACGCACGGCCACCTCGACCACATCGGCGCCATCTCGAAGCTCGCACACCGCTACGACGCCCCCGTCGTCGGGACGCCCTTTACCATCGAACTGGTCCGCGAGGAGATTCGCGACGACGACAAGTACGATGGCCAAAACGACCTCGTGAAGATGGACCCCGGCGGCACGATGGACATCGGCGACGACTGCGAACTCGAGTTCGTCAACGTCACCCACTCCATCATCGACGCCATCAACCCGGTCCTCCACACGCCCGAGGGCGCCGTCGTCTACGGCCTCGACAAGCGGATGGACCACACGCCGGTCATCGGCGACCCCATCGACATGGACCGGTTCCGCGAAATCGGACAGGAGGGCGTGCTCTGCTACATCGAGGACTGCACGAACGCGAACAAGAAGGGCCGAACGCCTTCCGAATCCGTCGCCCGCGAACAACTGAAAGACGTGATGCACTCGCTTGAGGACTACGACGGCGGTATCGTCGCCACCACGTTCGCCAGCCACATCGCCCGCGTGAGTTCGCTCATCGAGTTCGCCGAGGATATCGGCCGCCAGCCGATTCTGCTGGGCCGCTCGATGGAACAGTACAGCGGCACCGCCGAGCAACTGGGTATCACCGACTACCCCGATGACCTCGAAATGTACGGTCGCCGCCGCGCTATCGACAACGCCTTCGAGCGCATCATGGAGGAGGGCAAGGAGAAGTACCTCCCCGTCGTCACCGGCCACCAGGGCGAGCCGCGGGCGATGCTCACCCGCATGGGTCGCGGCGAAACGTCGTACGAACTGGACAAGGGCGACAAGGTCATCTTCAGCGCCCGTGTCATCCCCGAACCGACCAACGTCGGCCAGCGCTACCAGGCCGAGAAACTCCTCGGCATGCAGGGCGCCCGCATCTACGACGACATCCACGTCTCCGGCCACCTCCGTCAGGAAGGCCACTACGAGATGCTGGAGACCCTCCAGCCGGAGCATCTCATCCCAGCCCACCAGAACCTGAAGGGTCTCTCCGGCTACGTCGAGCTAGCGAGAGGCGAGGGCTACAAAATCGGTCAGGACCTCCACCCGACGGGCAACGGCAACACGATTCAGCTCGTCGAGTAA
- a CDS encoding signal peptidase I, with protein sequence MIRRALALVAVGGFLLLVLPGTPLQLSYVYSDSMEPTIGQGDGYIVGPAGDITAGDIITFDSESRGEYVTHRVVAVTDDGYITQGDNNPSTDQAVGHPVVTDESVVGTVLAVRGQPIVIPGLAGIASALSTYWPLGVLAVLLGGGLIERNPRARDLVRVNDLMTPLVFTAVVGTALALAYAVPTYTMAFTAVVTDDGGGRIIAVGESATRSFEVAAGPRFTYQFVEGSGVTVLDVVANGDTADVEIEVPAQSTGGLYEATVTTHYYPAVLPYRLVSGLHAIHPVAASFASIGTIVAPLYAVHRLVVDGRAPIVSKSRSRGAWWKPR encoded by the coding sequence ATGATTCGACGAGCGCTGGCACTCGTAGCGGTTGGTGGCTTCCTGCTGTTGGTACTGCCAGGGACGCCGCTCCAGCTCTCGTACGTCTACAGCGACAGTATGGAACCCACCATCGGACAGGGTGACGGCTATATCGTCGGGCCGGCCGGTGACATAACGGCGGGCGACATCATCACGTTCGATTCGGAGTCCCGCGGCGAGTACGTCACACACCGCGTCGTCGCGGTTACTGACGACGGCTACATCACACAAGGTGACAACAACCCATCCACCGACCAGGCCGTCGGCCACCCCGTCGTGACTGACGAGAGCGTCGTCGGGACCGTTCTCGCCGTCCGCGGCCAACCCATCGTCATCCCGGGGCTTGCCGGCATCGCGTCCGCCCTTTCGACGTACTGGCCGCTCGGCGTGCTCGCCGTCCTGCTCGGCGGTGGCCTCATCGAACGCAATCCCCGCGCTCGGGACCTCGTTCGCGTGAACGACCTGATGACGCCGCTCGTGTTCACCGCGGTCGTCGGGACCGCCCTCGCGCTGGCGTACGCGGTGCCGACCTACACGATGGCCTTTACCGCCGTCGTCACCGACGACGGTGGCGGCCGCATCATCGCCGTCGGCGAGTCCGCGACCCGGTCGTTCGAGGTCGCTGCCGGCCCTCGATTTACCTACCAGTTCGTCGAGGGAAGCGGCGTCACGGTCCTCGACGTGGTCGCGAACGGCGACACCGCCGACGTCGAAATCGAGGTTCCCGCACAGTCGACCGGCGGGCTCTACGAGGCCACGGTGACGACCCATTATTACCCCGCGGTTCTCCCCTACCGTCTCGTCAGCGGCCTGCACGCGATTCATCCCGTGGCGGCGTCGTTCGCCTCCATCGGCACCATCGTCGCGCCGCTGTATGCGGTTCACCGGCTCGTCGTCGACGGCCGGGCGCCAATCGTAAGCAAGTCGCGGTCACGCGGCGCGTGGTGGAAGCCCCGATGA